Proteins encoded by one window of Panicum virgatum strain AP13 chromosome 7N, P.virgatum_v5, whole genome shotgun sequence:
- the LOC120681102 gene encoding aluminum-activated malate transporter 1-like — MAAAMEPQTTEKESNNGGVVGESNAGFLGCAAAGLAGKMARVARDDPRRVAHSLKVWLALTLVSVFYYVTPLFNGWGDSTIWAVITVVFVMEFTVGATLSKGLWRIIATLAAGSLAVGAHLVARFWVVVTERYSDHGEPVLLAVFVFVVASAARFSRFVPEVKARYDYGVIIFILTFALVTVSSYCVEDLIEFAHERLTTILVGVAACLFTTFVFPIWAGEDLHNLAATNLDKLAEFLEGILESECFGENSCERLEGRAFLRVYKSVLNSKAAEDSLCALARWEPIHGKFRFHHPWSQYQKIGALCRQCASSMEALASYVVTSKKSQYPEANPELCVKVGAACGAMSSRSPKTLRELSSAVRTMTTPSPTNDDVPAAIGTTASDFIAELSEDEALLQVMQAAAIVSLLSDIVTQIKKISEAVEDLARLARFEKTQRTGHAVVVNIED; from the exons ATGGCGGCCGCCATGGAGCCTCAGACGACGGAGAAGGAGAGCAACAATGGCGGCGTCGTCGGCGAGAGCAACGCCGGGTTCCTG GGGTGCGCGGCCGCCGGGCTCGCCGGGAAGATGGCGAGGGTCGCGCGGGACGACCCGCGGCGGGTGGCGCACTCGCTCAAGGTCTGGCTGGCGCTCACCCTGGTGTCCGTGTTCTACTACGTCACGCCGCTGTTCAACGGCTGGGGGGACTCCACCATCTGGGCCGTCATCACCGTCGTCTTCGTCATGGAGTTCACCGTCG GCGCCACGCTGAGTAAAGGCCTGTGGCGAATCATTGCCACGCTGGCTGCCGGCTCCCTCGCCGTCGGGGCGCATCTTGTGGCGCGCTTCTGGGTGGTTGTGACAGAAC gttacagtgaCCATGGAGAGCCAGTACTGCTCGCCGTGTTCGTCTTCGTAGTAG cgtcggcggcgaggttctCGCGGTTTGTCCCGGAGGTGAAGGCAAGGTACGACTACGGCGTGATCATCTTCATACTGACCTTCGCGCTGGTGACTGTGTCGAGCTACTGTGTCGAGGACCTCATCGAGTTCGCACACGAGCGCCTCACCACCATCCTCGTCGGCGTAGCCGCCTGCCTCTTCACCACCTTCGTTTTCCCGATCTGGGCTGGAGAGGACCTCCACAACCTTGCCGCCACCAACCTCGACAAACTGGCGGAGTTCCTCGAAG GAATATTGGAGTCTGAATGCTTTGGCGAGAACTCATGTGAGAGATTAGAAGGCAGAGCCTTTCTTCGGGTGTACAAGAGTGTCCTGAATTCCAAGGCCGCGGAGGACTCGTTG TGTGCTCTCGCCAGGTGGGAGCCTATCCATGGCAAATTCCGCTTTCATCACCCATGGAGCCAATACCAGAAAATCGGCGCCCTTTGCCGCCAATGTGCGTCTTCTATGGAGGCTCTTGCATCCTATGTTGTCACCTCAAAAAAGTCTCAG tATCCTGAAGCCAATCCAGAGCTATGTGTGAAAGTTGGGGCAGCATGCGGCGCGATGAGCTCGCGCTCCCCGAAGACACTCAGAGAGCTCTCGTCGGCAGTGAGGACGATGACCACACCGTCTCCAACCAACGACGACGTGCCTGCAGCCATCGGAACAACTGCGAGTGATTTCATAGCCGAGTTGTCAGAGGATGAGGCTCTGCTGCAGGTAATGCAAGCCGCTGCCATTGTGTCTCTTCTCTCGGACATAGTTACGCAGATCAAGAAAATTTCAGAAGCTGTTGAAGATCTTGCACGGCTCGCCCGCTTCGAGAAGACTCAGAGGACTGGACATGCTGTGGTTGTCAACATAGAGGATTAA